The following are encoded together in the Lactuca sativa cultivar Salinas chromosome 1, Lsat_Salinas_v11, whole genome shotgun sequence genome:
- the LOC111876209 gene encoding patatin-like protein 2 has translation MSFKEEERSPLQPPTYGNLITILSIDGGGVRGIIPSVILEFLETELQKLDGENARLADYFDVIAGTSTGGLVTALLTAPGEDNRPVFAAKDVKDFYLQHCPKIFPCDSKHNPLAAAKKAIKALSRPKYDGEHLHKVIRETLKEKQLNKTLTNVVIPTFDIKYLQPMIFSSYQIKKNPNINAKLSDICIGTSAAPIYLPPYSFNTTDSKGKLLKEFNLIDGAIAANNPTLVAISEVTKEITRGGENFFPIKPTEYGRLLVLSLGTGSPKFKEKYDATESSSWGILGWAAGGGSTSMGGIFTKASSGVSIPLVDVFTQASGDMVDYHISAVFQALHSQENYLRIQDDTLSGNLTSMDLATQENLENLVKVGQDLLKKQVKRVNLDTGIYEPYHHTTNEIALIKLAKILHKEKHVRELRSPSTNRGRITQEESMKEQIALSQKTPALSNALHHSLPNLSKLNPN, from the exons ATGTCTTTCAAAGAAGAAGAACGATCCCCATTGCAACCACCAACATATGGAAACCTAATCACAATTCTTAGTATCGATGGAGGTGGAGTACGTGGCATCATTCCAAGTGTCATCCTTGAATTTTTGGAAACCGAACTACAG AAATTAGATGGTGAGAATGCACGACTGGCGGATTATTTTGATGTGATAGCAGGGACAAGCACCGGTGGTCTTGTGACGGCCTTGTTAACTGCTCCCGGTGAAGATAACCGTCCAGTTTTTGCAGCTAAGGATGTTAAAGATTTTTATCTTCAACATTGTCCTAAAATCTTTCCATGTGATAG CAAGCACAATCCGTTAGCTGCTGCTAAAAAGGCGATCAAAGCTCTATCGAGACCAAAATATGATGGTGAACACTTACATAAAGTTATTCGAGAAACACTGAAAGAAAAACAACTTAACAAAACATTAACAAATGTGGTGATTCCAACGTTTGACATCAAATATTTGCAACCTATGATCTTCTCAAGCTACCAG ATAAAGAAGAACCCAAATATTAATGCTAAGTTATCCGATATATGCATTGGAACATCAGCTGCCCCAATTTATCTTCCTCCATATTCGTTCAACACAACAGATTCTAAAGGAAAATTACTTAAAGAATTCAATCTTATCGATGGTGCAATAGCAGCCAACAATCCG acttTGGTCGCCATAAGCGAAGTAACAAAGGAAATAACCAGAGGTGGTGAAAACTTTTTCCCAATAAAACCAACAGAGTATGGACGATTGCTAGTATTGTCATTGGGCACTGGGTCACCAAAATTTAAAGAAAAGTATGATGCTACAGAGTCATCAAGTTGGGGGATTTTGGGGTGGGCAGCCGGTGGTGGCTCAACTTCAATGGGAGGTATATTTACTAAGGCAAGTAGTGGTGTCTCAATTCCATTGGTGGATGTATTTACTCAAGCGAGTGGCGATATGGTTGATTATCATATCTCTGCTGTCTTCCAAGCCCTTCATTCACAAGAAAATTATCTTCGTATTCAG GATGACACTTTAAGTGGGAACTTAACTTCCATGGATTTGGCTACACAAGAAAACTTAGAAAATCTTGTGAAAGTGGGACAAGACTTGTTGAAAAAACAAGTGAAGAGAGTGAACTTGGACACGGGCATATATGAGCCTTACCATCATACCACCAACGAGATAGCTTTAATAAA GCTTGCGAAAATACTCCACAAGGAGAAGCATGTACGAGAACTTCGATCACCAAGTACTAATAGAGGAAGAATTACACAAGAAGAGTCGATGAAAGAACAAATTGCACTTTCACAAAAAACACCAGCGCTCTCAAATGCACTTCATCACTCTCTTCCAAATTTATCTAAGCTCAACCCAAACTAA
- the LOC128127039 gene encoding uncharacterized protein LOC128127039: protein MRLSIFTKFTPLRLLSVADTRFASIIVMLKRLKLIKRGIQAMVISEEWSSYRLDDTEKANFVKEYILSDDWWDKVAYILSFTGPIDEMIRVCDTDKPCLHLVYEMWDSMIEKVKIEIYKKEKRPTSQISCFYDVVHRILVARWAKNNTPLHCLAHSLHPRLFPNDDEYSRVLDEYAMFSMKNGHFEDLTSISKMATMEPKNWWVNFGAQTPFLQTLAFRLLGQPSSSSCAEHNWSIYAFIHSLKRNKLTTSRAQDLVYIHNNLRILSRTLKDDVKMWDVGGDAFDSMEDVGFLEVADLSLDEPDFENDLIIDN from the exons ATGAGACTCTCGATTTTCACCAAGTTTACTCCTCTTAGGCTGCTTTCTGTTGCTGACACTCGCTTTGCCTCCATCATTGTGATGCTTAAGAGATTGAAACTTATCAAAAGGGGTATTCAAGCTATGGTCATAAGTGAAGAATGGTCTTCTTATAGATTAGATGACACTGAGAAAGCAAACTTTGTGAAAGAATATATTTTGAGTGATGATTGGTGGGACAAAGTAGCATATATTCTTAGTTTCACTGGACCTATAGATGAGATGATTAGAGTTTGTGACACTGACAAGCCATGTTTACACTTGGTGTATGAGATGTGGGATTCTATgattgagaaagtgaagattgAGATCTACAAGAAAGAAAAACGTCCGACATCTCAAATAAGTTGTTTTTATGACGTTGTGCATCGTATTTTAGTGGCTCGATGGGCGAAGAATAACACTCCCCTACATTGTTTAGCTCACTCTTTACATCCAAG GTTGTTTCCTAATGATGATGAGTATAGCAGAGTCCTTGATGAATATGCAATGTTTTCAATGAAGAATGGTCATTTTGAAGATTTAACAAGCATTTCAAAGATGGCTACTATGGAACCCAAGAATTGGTGGGTTAACTTTGGTGCTCAAACTCCTTTTCTCCAAACTTTGGCTTTTAGATTACTTGGACAACCTAGTTCTTCTTCTTGTGCTGAGCATAATTGGAGTATTTATGCATTTATTCACTCGCTTAAAAGGAACAAGTTGACTACAAGTCGTGCTCAAGACTTGGTTTACATCCACAATAATCTCCGAATTTTGTCAAGGACTCTGAAAGATGATGTAAAGATGTGGGATGTGGGTGGAGATGCTTTTGATTCAATGGAAGATGTCGGGTTTTTGGAGGTTGCAGATCTCTCACTAGATGAACCGGattttgaaaatgatttgatTATTGATAATTAG